Proteins encoded together in one Flavobacteriales bacterium window:
- the ftsY gene encoding signal recognition particle-docking protein FtsY, whose amino-acid sequence MAFFGLFGKEKPQAPAERAALSAGLERSRGGLLGKLGRMLVGRTTVDDAVLDDLEEVLVSSDVGVETTLTIIRRVQERVARDKYMGTDELDRILREEIIDLMKDPPPVRSDAKPYVIMVVGVNGVGKTTTIGKLAQRLKKNGLSVMLGAADTFRAAAVDQLRIWSERVGVPMVSQGMGADPAAVAYDAVESAKARGADVVIIDTAGRLHNKVNLMNELSKVRNVMRKVVPEAPHEVLLVLDASTGQNAIEQARQFTKATDVTALALTKIDGTAKGGVAIGISHEFQVPIRYLGIGEGIDDLQEFDRRTFVEGLFARD is encoded by the coding sequence ATGGCGTTCTTCGGACTCTTCGGCAAGGAAAAACCCCAGGCACCGGCCGAGCGAGCGGCCTTGAGCGCGGGTCTCGAGCGCTCGCGTGGCGGCCTGCTCGGGAAGCTCGGCCGCATGCTGGTGGGCCGCACCACCGTGGACGATGCCGTCCTCGACGACCTGGAGGAGGTGCTCGTGAGCAGCGATGTGGGGGTGGAGACCACCCTGACCATCATCCGCCGTGTGCAGGAGCGGGTGGCTCGCGACAAGTACATGGGCACCGACGAACTGGACCGGATCCTTCGGGAGGAGATCATCGACCTGATGAAGGACCCCCCGCCGGTGCGTTCGGATGCCAAGCCCTATGTGATCATGGTGGTGGGCGTGAACGGGGTGGGCAAGACCACCACGATCGGCAAGCTGGCCCAGCGGTTGAAGAAGAACGGGCTGAGCGTGATGCTGGGCGCTGCCGACACGTTCCGCGCGGCTGCGGTGGACCAGCTGCGCATCTGGAGCGAAAGGGTGGGCGTGCCCATGGTGTCCCAAGGCATGGGCGCCGATCCTGCGGCCGTGGCCTACGATGCAGTGGAGAGCGCCAAGGCCCGGGGCGCCGATGTGGTCATCATCGACACAGCCGGCCGCCTGCACAACAAGGTGAACCTGATGAACGAGCTCTCCAAGGTGCGCAACGTGATGCGCAAGGTGGTGCCCGAAGCGCCCCATGAGGTGTTGCTCGTGCTGGACGCGAGCACCGGGCAGAACGCCATCGAGCAGGCCCGGCAGTTCACCAAGGCCACGGATGTCACCGCACTGGCGCTCACCAAGATCGATGGTACGGCCAAAGGGGGGGTGGCCATCGGCATCAGTCACGAGTTCCAGGTGCCGATCCGCTATCTGGGGATCGGGGAAGGCATCGATGACCTTCAGGAATTCGACCGGCGGACCTTCGTTGAAGGTCTCTTCGCACGGGATTGA
- a CDS encoding response regulator transcription factor, protein MSKAHPLILIADDHTIVRRGFKNLMALRIPQVKVEEVADLAALRERLARTPRPDLLVLDLQFPDGNGMDILPKLCSDPLQPPVLVYSMNPARIHGTKTMKMGAMGYVSKEAAEEDVVTAVNAVLAGRSYLNPDLALRAARASNTVEVDTNPLERLSARELMVLDLLLTGAGVKDVADKLGLGVSTVGTYKIRIYEKLGVNNILDLQTVVQLHRKAVH, encoded by the coding sequence ATGTCCAAAGCCCATCCCCTCATCCTCATCGCCGACGATCACACGATCGTGCGGCGCGGTTTCAAGAACCTCATGGCCCTCCGGATACCCCAGGTGAAGGTGGAGGAGGTGGCCGATCTGGCCGCCCTTCGGGAGCGGCTGGCGCGGACACCCCGGCCCGACCTGCTGGTGTTGGACCTTCAGTTCCCGGACGGCAATGGCATGGACATCCTGCCCAAGCTGTGCAGTGATCCCCTGCAGCCTCCCGTGCTGGTGTACTCCATGAACCCCGCGCGCATCCACGGTACGAAGACCATGAAGATGGGCGCGATGGGCTACGTGAGCAAAGAAGCCGCCGAGGAGGATGTGGTGACCGCGGTGAACGCTGTGCTGGCCGGAAGGTCGTACTTGAATCCGGACCTTGCCCTCCGCGCCGCGCGGGCGAGCAATACCGTGGAGGTGGACACCAATCCCTTGGAACGGCTCTCGGCCCGGGAGCTCATGGTGCTCGACCTCCTGCTCACCGGAGCAGGGGTGAAGGATGTGGCCGATAAGCTCGGACTGGGGGTCTCCACCGTGGGCACCTACAAGATCCGGATCTACGAGAAGCTCGGGGTGAACAACATCCTGGACCTGCAGACGGTGGTGCAATTGCACCGCAAGGCCGTGCACTGA
- the rpmG gene encoding 50S ribosomal protein L33, with translation MAKKGNRVQVIMECTEHKTSGQPGTSRYITTKNRKNTTERMELKKYNPILRRMTVHKEIK, from the coding sequence ATGGCCAAGAAAGGGAACCGCGTACAGGTGATCATGGAGTGCACCGAGCACAAGACCTCGGGCCAGCCGGGCACGTCCCGCTACATCACCACGAAGAACAGGAAGAACACCACCGAGCGCATGGAGCTGAAGAAGTACAATCCCATCCTGCGCCGGATGACCGTTCATAAAGAGATCAAGTAA
- a CDS encoding DUF1987 domain-containing protein, with product MHTLHIPATRTTPEVHFEPAAGHCVITGVSIPEHAQEFYQPIFQWLDIFLSVNRGPVTLRIALTYFNSSSLKALYILLGRVRKAQVMGTPVRIIWVVEEDDEFMLESSSYFAELLGVKMDIEMSGDESSDERRAV from the coding sequence ATGCACACGCTGCACATCCCTGCGACGCGCACCACGCCTGAGGTACACTTCGAACCTGCGGCCGGCCACTGCGTGATCACCGGTGTGTCGATCCCGGAGCACGCCCAAGAGTTCTATCAGCCCATCTTCCAGTGGCTGGACATCTTCCTGTCGGTGAACCGGGGTCCGGTGACCCTGCGCATCGCGCTCACCTACTTCAACTCCTCCTCGCTGAAGGCCCTTTACATCCTGCTTGGCCGCGTGCGCAAGGCCCAGGTCATGGGCACCCCGGTACGCATCATCTGGGTGGTGGAGGAGGATGACGAGTTCATGCTGGAGTCCAGCAGCTACTTCGCCGAACTGCTCGGTGTGAAAATGGACATCGAGATGTCGGGCGACGAAAGCTCCGACGAGCGCAGGGCGGTGTGA
- a CDS encoding DUF4295 domain-containing protein, protein MAKKVVATLKKADAKVFTKVIRMVKNAKSGGYQFQESVMPADEADKFLAQKK, encoded by the coding sequence ATGGCAAAGAAGGTCGTTGCTACCCTGAAGAAAGCGGACGCCAAGGTGTTCACCAAGGTCATCCGCATGGTGAAGAACGCCAAGTCCGGGGGCTACCAGTTCCAGGAATCGGTGATGCCCGCCGACGAGGCGGACAAGTTCCTCGCCCAGAAGAAGTGA
- a CDS encoding heme-binding domain-containing protein — protein MKRLRRALLVLAALFGCAQFIRPTRIAEPVDPARDLIALTSPSAEVEQLLRTACYDCHSGQPHYPWYAALTPVNWWLQHHIDEGREHFDASSWGSYAADDRAHVADEAIEMIKKEEMPLTEYTWTHGDARLSMDQRVALTGYFSGLAGGGGSEPED, from the coding sequence ATGAAACGCCTCAGGCGTGCCCTCTTGGTCCTGGCCGCCCTCTTCGGTTGCGCCCAGTTCATCCGGCCCACACGTATCGCCGAACCGGTGGATCCTGCCCGCGACCTGATCGCGCTGACCTCGCCTTCTGCCGAGGTGGAGCAGCTGTTGCGCACGGCGTGCTACGATTGCCACAGCGGCCAACCGCACTACCCGTGGTACGCCGCCCTTACGCCGGTGAACTGGTGGCTGCAGCACCACATCGATGAAGGCCGTGAACACTTCGATGCCTCCAGCTGGGGCAGCTATGCGGCCGATGACCGCGCCCACGTGGCCGACGAGGCCATCGAGATGATCAAGAAGGAAGAGATGCCGCTCACCGAGTACACGTGGACCCATGGTGATGCGCGCCTTTCCATGGACCAGCGCGTGGCGCTCACCGGCTACTTCAGTGGGCTGGCCGGCGGTGGCGGATCGGAGCCCGAGGACTAG
- the rpmB gene encoding 50S ribosomal protein L28: MSKVCQITGKHVITGHKVSHSNVKTKRTFAPNLQDKRYFVPEENKWVTIRVSAAGMRTIDKLGITEALKRARAKGFYTA; the protein is encoded by the coding sequence ATGTCCAAGGTCTGCCAGATCACCGGTAAGCATGTGATCACCGGTCACAAGGTGAGCCACTCCAACGTGAAGACGAAGCGCACCTTCGCCCCGAACCTTCAGGACAAGCGTTATTTCGTGCCCGAGGAGAACAAGTGGGTGACGATCCGCGTGAGCGCGGCCGGCATGCGCACCATCGACAAGCTGGGCATCACCGAGGCCCTGAAGCGCGCCCGCGCCAAGGGCTTCTACACCGCCTGA
- the rimO gene encoding 30S ribosomal protein S12 methylthiotransferase RimO — translation MKARTRKPTKVNVVTLGCSKNTFDSEVMMAQLRANGIAVEHEARPDGHNVVVINTCGFIENAKQESIDTILGWAAAKDRGEVEKVYVTGCLSQRYAPELKEGIPQVDAWFGTRDLPRLLKTLKADYKHELVGERLLTTPAHFAYFKISEGCDRKCSFCAIPLMRGKHVSTPMEQLVAQAKGLAAQGVKELMLIAQDLTYYGLDLYGKRNLAELLEHLSDVEGIDWIRLHYAFPSGFPMEVLDVMRERPTICNYLDMPLQHGSTRMLTRMRRGITQEKTEALVDTIRDTVPGIAIRTTLIAGFPGETEDDHADNLRWIERMRFDRLGCFTYSHEEDTHAHTMADDVPADVKEQRAQEVMDLQAGISLELNQAKVGRTYRVLVDKAEGGHYIARTEFDSPEVDNEVLIPTASGHLRIGDFAEVRITAAREHHLEGVPA, via the coding sequence ATGAAGGCCCGCACCCGCAAGCCCACCAAGGTCAACGTCGTCACCCTGGGCTGCTCGAAGAACACCTTCGACAGCGAGGTGATGATGGCCCAGCTGCGCGCCAACGGCATCGCCGTGGAGCACGAGGCCCGGCCCGACGGGCACAACGTGGTGGTGATCAACACCTGCGGCTTCATCGAGAACGCCAAGCAGGAGAGCATCGACACCATCCTGGGCTGGGCGGCGGCCAAGGACCGCGGCGAGGTGGAGAAGGTGTACGTCACCGGATGCCTCAGCCAGCGCTACGCGCCGGAGCTGAAGGAGGGCATCCCGCAGGTGGACGCCTGGTTCGGCACGCGCGACCTGCCCCGCCTGCTGAAGACCCTGAAGGCCGACTACAAGCACGAGCTGGTGGGCGAGCGGCTGCTGACCACCCCCGCGCACTTCGCCTACTTCAAGATCAGCGAGGGCTGCGACCGCAAATGCTCGTTCTGCGCCATCCCCCTGATGCGCGGCAAGCACGTGAGCACCCCGATGGAGCAGCTCGTCGCCCAGGCGAAGGGGCTCGCGGCGCAGGGGGTGAAGGAGCTCATGCTCATCGCGCAGGATCTCACCTACTACGGGCTGGACCTGTACGGTAAGCGCAACCTGGCCGAACTGCTCGAACACCTGAGCGATGTGGAGGGCATCGACTGGATCCGCTTGCACTACGCCTTCCCCAGCGGCTTCCCCATGGAGGTGCTCGATGTGATGCGCGAACGGCCGACCATCTGCAATTACCTGGACATGCCGCTGCAGCACGGCAGCACACGCATGCTCACTCGCATGCGGCGCGGCATCACGCAGGAGAAGACCGAGGCGCTGGTGGACACCATCCGCGACACCGTGCCCGGCATCGCCATCCGCACCACTTTGATCGCGGGCTTCCCGGGAGAGACCGAGGACGACCACGCCGACAACCTGCGCTGGATCGAGCGGATGCGCTTCGACCGGCTGGGCTGCTTCACGTACAGCCACGAGGAGGACACCCACGCCCACACCATGGCCGACGATGTGCCGGCCGACGTGAAGGAGCAACGCGCCCAGGAGGTGATGGACCTGCAGGCCGGCATCAGCCTGGAGCTGAACCAGGCCAAGGTGGGCCGGACCTACCGCGTGCTGGTGGACAAGGCCGAAGGCGGCCACTACATCGCCCGCACCGAGTTCGACAGCCCCGAGGTGGACAACGAGGTGCTGATCCCCACCGCGTCCGGTCATCTGCGCATCGGCGACTTCGCCGAGGTGCGGATCACGGCGGCCCGGGAGCACCACCTGGAGGGGGTGCCGGCCTAG